A DNA window from Caulobacter mirabilis contains the following coding sequences:
- a CDS encoding C1 family peptidase has protein sequence MGIDLRSLLGPARDQGPRQTCLSFAVSDAHRASRRHGVDFSAECLHLRACAVLDQPLEEAVSPFATARVLENFGQVEEEAWPYGSSAASMNDSPAFKARQAASGFAPLLVRDALQNGQPVVSTLAIGGEFWGVEDQAGLLRARVLPIEACHAVVIIAVCETDEGAVYLLRNSWGKAWGQAGHVWAHADYMQEATLACLTIEELN, from the coding sequence GTGGGCATCGACTTGAGGTCTCTGCTCGGACCCGCGCGCGATCAAGGACCGCGGCAGACCTGCCTGTCCTTCGCGGTCAGCGACGCTCACCGCGCCAGCCGCCGGCATGGTGTCGATTTCTCCGCCGAATGCCTGCACCTGCGCGCTTGCGCCGTCCTGGATCAGCCGCTGGAGGAGGCCGTTAGCCCCTTCGCGACCGCGAGGGTGCTGGAGAACTTTGGGCAAGTGGAGGAGGAGGCCTGGCCGTACGGTTCTTCCGCAGCATCAATGAACGATTCGCCTGCCTTCAAGGCACGCCAAGCGGCGTCCGGCTTTGCTCCTCTGCTTGTGAGGGATGCCCTCCAGAATGGCCAGCCGGTCGTCTCGACGCTGGCAATCGGTGGAGAGTTTTGGGGTGTGGAGGATCAGGCGGGTCTGCTTCGCGCCAGGGTGCTTCCGATAGAAGCGTGCCATGCCGTCGTCATCATCGCTGTCTGCGAAACCGACGAGGGGGCCGTTTACCTGCTTCGAAACTCGTGGGGTAAGGCTTGGGGGCAGGCCGGGCACGTTTGGGCTCACGCCGACTACATGCAGGAAGCGACCTTGGCCTGCCTGACTATTGAGGAACTGAACTGA
- a CDS encoding TonB-dependent receptor yields the protein MKSFSGRALLASTALCGALGVAAPAVAQDDGAASVEEVIVTAQRREQRLLDVPASVAAVGADAIKDLNIQQVSELSSHVPNLAIDSSTSLNSAVYIRGVGANSRNIGFDTRVGVYMDGVYLGQSPALNQELVDLERVEVLRGPQGALFGKNTVAGAINLISRRPSFDREGYVGLRLGNHEEIQATARYNLPLSDTLAAKLSVNRAQRDGFTKNLYDGSTVGNRDVWSWRAQLRWEATEALSVNISADGLVAREAGEYGNAFTNTFGTALTPGYLQPRTVNLDHQNRDERDVYGAAVEIAYRLASGPTFKSITAWRSTDFFSTNDLDYSPLDLLSVDFDDSYDQYTQEFQLVSGGDGPLGYVAGLYLYQQDSETKRTGRVGSLGPALGVAPGTTLPTAGDLRTRNIALYGNAEYEITEKLTLGAGFRWSWEEKVVDYMINGAGLPALGLATGRFSDSRVDRDFSPTVTATYAFQPRLTGFLRYAKGYKSGGYNLDFVSKTIFPGNLEFEKETASSFEGGLKGELFERRLSFSVTAFQTTFENYQVDQFQQLAGGGVAIVIGNASEVRSRGVELEGVFRPGGGLSIDASLGLQDVEFTSFPGGGSGGADASGKRVPGAAKVQAALGVTYVRPIGDDFELLLHADYSYRGSYYSDIDNLETVVVGGVTVPFDKIPEQGYVNGRIALSRDAQGWEVALWGRNLFDEDNVQIYGGDIFGTRTRRFTAPRTWGVELSARF from the coding sequence ATGAAGAGCTTCAGCGGCAGAGCTTTGCTCGCGTCGACGGCGCTGTGCGGCGCGCTCGGCGTCGCTGCGCCGGCGGTCGCGCAGGATGACGGGGCGGCGAGCGTCGAGGAGGTCATCGTCACGGCCCAGCGGCGCGAGCAGCGGCTTCTGGACGTGCCGGCCTCGGTCGCCGCGGTCGGCGCCGACGCCATCAAGGATCTGAACATCCAGCAGGTGTCCGAGCTGAGCAGCCACGTGCCGAACCTGGCGATCGACTCCTCGACCTCGCTGAACTCGGCCGTCTACATCCGGGGCGTGGGGGCCAACAGCCGCAACATCGGCTTCGACACCCGCGTCGGCGTCTACATGGACGGCGTCTACCTGGGCCAGTCGCCGGCCCTGAACCAGGAACTGGTCGACCTGGAGCGGGTCGAGGTTCTGCGCGGGCCGCAGGGCGCGCTGTTCGGCAAGAACACTGTCGCCGGCGCGATCAACCTGATCTCGCGCCGCCCGTCCTTCGATCGCGAGGGCTATGTCGGCCTGCGGCTCGGCAACCATGAGGAAATCCAGGCGACGGCCCGCTACAACCTGCCGCTCTCCGATACGCTGGCGGCCAAGCTGTCGGTCAACCGGGCCCAGCGCGACGGTTTCACCAAGAACCTCTACGACGGAAGCACGGTCGGCAATCGCGACGTCTGGTCCTGGCGGGCGCAGCTGCGCTGGGAGGCGACGGAGGCTCTCTCCGTCAACATCTCGGCCGACGGTCTGGTCGCGCGCGAGGCGGGCGAGTACGGCAACGCCTTCACCAACACGTTCGGGACGGCGCTCACGCCCGGCTATCTCCAGCCGCGGACGGTGAACCTCGACCATCAGAACCGCGACGAGCGCGACGTCTACGGGGCGGCCGTCGAGATCGCCTACCGCTTGGCGAGCGGCCCGACGTTCAAGTCGATCACGGCGTGGCGCTCAACCGACTTCTTCAGCACCAACGATCTCGACTACTCGCCGCTCGACCTGCTGTCAGTCGACTTCGACGACAGCTACGACCAGTACACCCAGGAGTTCCAGCTGGTCTCGGGCGGAGACGGCCCGCTCGGCTATGTCGCCGGCCTCTATCTGTACCAGCAGGACAGCGAGACGAAGCGCACCGGGCGGGTCGGCTCGTTGGGGCCGGCCCTCGGCGTGGCGCCGGGCACGACCCTGCCGACCGCGGGCGACCTCCGGACCCGCAACATCGCCCTCTACGGCAACGCCGAGTACGAGATCACCGAGAAGCTGACGCTGGGCGCCGGCTTCCGCTGGTCCTGGGAGGAGAAGGTCGTCGACTACATGATCAACGGTGCCGGCCTGCCGGCGCTGGGTCTGGCGACCGGCCGGTTCTCGGACTCGCGGGTCGACCGCGACTTCTCGCCGACGGTGACCGCGACCTACGCCTTCCAGCCGCGTCTGACGGGCTTCCTGCGCTACGCCAAGGGCTACAAGAGCGGCGGCTACAACCTCGACTTCGTCAGCAAGACGATCTTCCCGGGTAACCTGGAGTTCGAGAAGGAGACCGCGTCGTCCTTCGAGGGCGGCCTGAAGGGCGAGCTGTTCGAGCGGCGTCTGAGCTTCAGCGTCACCGCCTTCCAGACCACCTTCGAGAACTACCAGGTCGACCAGTTCCAGCAGCTCGCCGGCGGCGGCGTGGCCATCGTGATCGGCAACGCCTCGGAGGTCCGCAGCCGCGGCGTGGAGCTGGAGGGCGTGTTCCGCCCGGGCGGCGGCCTGTCGATCGACGCCAGCCTGGGCCTCCAGGACGTCGAGTTCACCTCGTTCCCCGGCGGCGGCTCGGGCGGCGCCGACGCCAGCGGCAAGCGCGTGCCGGGCGCCGCCAAGGTGCAGGCCGCGCTCGGCGTCACCTACGTCCGGCCGATCGGCGACGACTTCGAGCTGCTGCTGCACGCCGACTACAGCTATCGCGGGTCCTACTATTCCGACATCGACAACCTCGAGACGGTCGTCGTCGGCGGCGTCACCGTGCCCTTCGACAAGATTCCGGAGCAGGGCTACGTCAACGGCCGCATCGCCCTGTCCCGCGACGCCCAGGGCTGGGAGGTCGCGCTCTGGGGGCGCAACCTGTTCGACGAGGACAACGTCCAGATCTACGGCGGCGACATCTTCGGAACCCGCACCCGCCGCTTCACCGCGCCACGCACCTGGGGCGTGGAACTCAGCGCCCGCTTCTAG
- a CDS encoding nucleotide kinase domain-containing protein → MRRAPLVFTRAKEPTPRPGVYPLYWQFASRRHAAFEKRLSGAAWPWTDDRILQTFKFCNVFRAADRVSQYMIKDVAYADDAGDFADRAFQIVAFRTFSNIETWDGLRQELGHAPRVADLSSGAFEKALDRVKRRNGGLYTGAFILCATKAYGFDDKHRNHVGLFKHMFVQERLDRTIAGSNSLEQVVRALQSFPLMGPFMAYQTAIDLNYSELIDFSENDYTQAGPGALRGLKKAFLDLGDFSPSDAILWMVEHQAEAFAELQLPFKGLFGRSLHAIDCQGLFCELDKYCREAAPELVSNRSRIKARFAASAKPLALFFPPKWGLTPDKTLIPAALAAGQTAAAEQLEFFEDVCGEGNSPRKTVMSRDDETIAA, encoded by the coding sequence ATGCGGCGAGCCCCACTCGTATTTACCCGCGCCAAAGAGCCCACACCCCGGCCCGGCGTGTATCCCCTTTACTGGCAGTTCGCCTCACGCCGCCATGCAGCTTTCGAAAAGCGGCTGTCCGGTGCCGCTTGGCCCTGGACCGATGATCGTATCCTGCAGACCTTCAAGTTCTGTAACGTCTTCCGGGCCGCTGATCGCGTCTCACAGTACATGATCAAGGACGTGGCCTACGCTGACGACGCCGGTGATTTCGCTGACCGCGCCTTTCAGATCGTTGCCTTCCGGACGTTCAGCAACATCGAGACCTGGGACGGTCTGCGACAGGAGTTAGGCCATGCACCGCGCGTGGCGGACCTCTCGTCAGGTGCCTTTGAGAAGGCTCTGGATCGCGTGAAACGCCGCAACGGCGGCCTCTACACAGGCGCATTCATCCTCTGCGCCACCAAGGCGTATGGCTTTGACGACAAGCACCGCAACCACGTCGGGCTGTTCAAGCACATGTTCGTTCAGGAGCGCCTGGACCGCACCATCGCCGGCTCCAACTCGCTTGAGCAGGTCGTACGCGCGCTGCAGTCCTTCCCTCTTATGGGACCATTCATGGCCTATCAGACGGCGATCGACCTGAACTACTCCGAGCTCATCGACTTCAGCGAGAACGATTACACCCAAGCCGGTCCTGGCGCGCTCCGCGGGCTAAAAAAGGCTTTCCTCGACCTTGGCGACTTCTCGCCCTCCGACGCGATCCTCTGGATGGTGGAACACCAGGCCGAGGCGTTCGCCGAGCTTCAGCTGCCGTTCAAAGGGCTCTTCGGGCGTTCCCTGCACGCCATCGACTGCCAGGGCCTCTTTTGCGAGCTCGACAAATACTGCCGCGAGGCTGCGCCCGAGCTGGTCAGCAACCGAAGCCGGATCAAGGCGCGCTTTGCTGCCTCAGCCAAGCCGCTCGCGCTTTTCTTTCCGCCTAAGTGGGGACTGACGCCAGACAAGACGCTTATCCCTGCCGCGCTCGCGGCTGGACAGACCGCGGCCGCCGAGCAGCTTGAGTTCTTCGAAGACGTCTGCGGCGAGGGCAACAGCCCGCGCAAGACAGTGATGAGCCGCGACGACGAAACGATAGCCGCCTGA
- a CDS encoding DUF2188 domain-containing protein produces the protein MKHSSAKYQVAPAPTGGWAVRQDNGAAKFFSTQGEAVAAAQAAVRKAGGELTIQAANGHVKKRFTLGSSAMEKLNAVEGLTLSTKARQIFAKLDRAGASPDARRSAISGAFRKAKS, from the coding sequence ATGAAGCACTCTTCGGCAAAGTACCAGGTAGCTCCTGCCCCCACCGGGGGATGGGCCGTTCGCCAGGATAACGGCGCGGCGAAGTTCTTCTCCACTCAGGGTGAAGCCGTCGCCGCCGCGCAGGCTGCTGTGCGCAAGGCCGGTGGCGAGTTGACCATTCAGGCTGCGAACGGACATGTGAAGAAGCGCTTCACGCTTGGCAGCTCGGCGATGGAGAAGCTGAACGCCGTCGAAGGCCTGACGCTCTCCACCAAAGCTCGGCAGATCTTCGCCAAGCTCGATCGGGCTGGCGCGAGCCCTGACGCACGGCGGTCGGCGATCAGTGGCGCCTTTCGGAAGGCGAAGTCCTGA
- a CDS encoding pyrophosphatase yields the protein MTTVEAFQAAVVRTDRRKKDKTRIAVMGVFGELGSLMAEFKKRSRDGTSYRSFHEHLVEEAGDLLWYLTILAVDLGVQWTDILSEVYGKPVGAQTRLSELDKLPLPAHGVEANLWLRAAGKAGLLAETAERSGSSLRPMLVETTSAALVAMRDAKISLSRAATSNIAKSESRFPQTEVHLPLYDDRPHPDGRIRPDERLPKYMVFHFEEIQIGKKTLVVQKVHTIKIGDPLTDNIAEPDHYRFHDVFHLAYAAILGWSPVLRALLKAKRKSVGTLDENEDGARAILLEEGISTYIFNWAKPDYFKGVKKIDYTLLKTIKHFVRGYEVEDQPFWAWEKAILRGYSVFRELVEHRRGLVTIDLTKRDLFYELIPPSPS from the coding sequence ATGACCACGGTTGAGGCCTTCCAGGCCGCAGTTGTCCGCACCGATCGCCGCAAGAAGGACAAGACGCGAATTGCCGTCATGGGCGTGTTCGGCGAGCTCGGCTCCCTGATGGCAGAGTTCAAGAAGCGCTCGCGGGACGGAACGAGTTATCGGTCCTTCCACGAACACCTCGTCGAGGAAGCGGGCGACCTCCTATGGTATCTGACCATTCTGGCGGTGGATTTGGGCGTGCAGTGGACGGACATCCTGTCCGAAGTCTACGGAAAGCCCGTAGGCGCTCAGACGCGCCTGAGTGAACTGGACAAGCTCCCCCTCCCCGCGCACGGCGTAGAGGCTAACCTTTGGCTCCGCGCCGCCGGAAAGGCCGGCCTGCTCGCCGAGACGGCAGAGCGGTCGGGCTCAAGCCTGCGGCCCATGCTCGTTGAAACCACCAGCGCCGCTCTGGTCGCCATGCGCGACGCGAAGATTTCGCTGAGCAGAGCGGCAACCTCGAACATCGCCAAGAGCGAGTCCCGTTTTCCGCAAACCGAAGTCCACCTGCCGCTCTATGACGACCGGCCGCACCCTGACGGCAGGATCCGCCCGGACGAACGCCTGCCGAAGTACATGGTCTTCCACTTCGAGGAGATCCAAATCGGAAAGAAGACGCTCGTCGTACAGAAGGTGCACACGATCAAGATTGGCGACCCGCTAACCGACAACATCGCCGAGCCTGACCACTACCGTTTTCACGATGTGTTCCACCTCGCCTACGCAGCGATCCTTGGGTGGTCGCCGGTGCTGCGAGCGCTGCTGAAGGCAAAGCGGAAATCGGTGGGGACGCTGGATGAGAACGAGGACGGCGCCCGGGCCATCCTCCTCGAAGAAGGCATCTCCACCTACATCTTCAACTGGGCCAAGCCCGACTACTTCAAGGGCGTAAAGAAGATCGACTACACGCTCCTGAAGACGATTAAGCACTTTGTCCGCGGGTATGAGGTCGAGGACCAACCGTTCTGGGCTTGGGAAAAGGCAATCTTGAGAGGCTATTCCGTCTTCCGAGAGCTCGTTGAGCACCGACGCGGCTTGGTAACCATCGACCTCACTAAGCGCGATCTCTTTTACGAACTCATCCCGCCCTCGCCCAGCTAG
- a CDS encoding helix-turn-helix transcriptional regulator: MPDRTERQVLGQRIREARNYLEMSQEEVAAAIGVSRQAMIAIEAGTRGVDALELKRLAKTLNRSVQYLSGEEEAPPADEKVAMLARAAEGLTDSDLSELQRFAAYLKARSDR; encoded by the coding sequence ATGCCTGACCGCACAGAACGCCAAGTGCTTGGCCAGCGCATTCGCGAGGCTCGCAATTACCTTGAAATGTCGCAGGAGGAGGTCGCGGCTGCGATCGGTGTCTCTCGGCAGGCGATGATTGCCATCGAGGCCGGCACCCGAGGGGTAGACGCCTTGGAATTGAAGCGGCTCGCGAAGACCCTGAACCGATCTGTTCAGTACCTGAGCGGAGAGGAAGAAGCCCCGCCGGCCGACGAGAAGGTAGCTATGCTCGCCCGGGCGGCGGAGGGGCTGACTGACAGCGATCTTAGCGAGCTGCAGCGGTTCGCCGCCTACCTGAAGGCGCGCAGTGACCGATGA
- a CDS encoding Crp/Fnr family transcriptional regulator, whose amino-acid sequence MRALAAAYPTLYPRVIERIGVRMRDLIGGNLAASLHRPEGRLAYLLAVSARDRASQGDGPVELPLTQERLAAMGLGGRQRVARLLRALAGRGLVECRYGCVRIPSLRALEAFALP is encoded by the coding sequence GTGCGGGCGCTGGCGGCGGCGTATCCGACGCTTTACCCGCGGGTGATCGAGCGGATCGGCGTGCGGATGCGCGATCTGATCGGCGGAAACCTGGCCGCCTCGCTGCACCGGCCCGAGGGCCGACTGGCCTATCTGCTGGCGGTTTCGGCCCGTGATCGCGCAAGCCAAGGCGACGGCCCGGTCGAGCTGCCCCTCACCCAGGAGCGGCTGGCGGCCATGGGCCTCGGCGGGCGTCAGCGGGTGGCGCGCCTGCTGCGCGCTCTGGCGGGCCGCGGCCTCGTCGAATGCCGCTATGGCTGCGTGCGCATTCCTTCGCTGCGCGCGCTGGAGGCGTTCGCGCTCCCCTGA
- a CDS encoding alpha/beta hydrolase → MKAHALTLARAVTLAAALGLAAPAIAGQPSAARSVLSPPDMQLTAAEREELTLGQRPESWFAAQLKGPREVVDGQRLNAKLQFLMERTRKAGPPETRDAVLAEFDTPEKRAKIRASVDRRWAMRTQVTQEMAAVEDRNIPGRDGPIPVRIYRPVGAEGPLPVLVYYHGGGFVFASVKAIDRVVRLIANEAKVIVVSVDYRLAPEHPYPAAHNDAEDAFGWAAANAASFGGDPVRMAVGGDSAGGNLALSTSLRAAKGEGPKPLYQLLYYPAVSLGQDEASYDLFDEGYSLDRGFMEAVTQLTFPKPVDRVAKDAEILSNASLAGMPATIVVTAGFDPLRDQGRRLARRLQADGVSAIYLNYDSLTHSFLNWSGVVEEAETAARETAAVLGRGLRSRPGELALRPRP, encoded by the coding sequence ATGAAGGCGCACGCCTTGACCCTGGCGCGGGCGGTCACGCTCGCCGCCGCCCTGGGCCTCGCCGCTCCCGCCATCGCGGGGCAGCCCTCAGCCGCACGGTCGGTCCTGTCGCCGCCGGACATGCAGCTGACCGCGGCCGAACGAGAAGAGCTGACGCTCGGTCAGCGGCCGGAGAGCTGGTTCGCCGCACAGCTGAAGGGGCCGCGCGAGGTCGTCGACGGGCAGCGGCTGAACGCCAAGCTCCAGTTCCTCATGGAGCGGACGCGCAAGGCCGGCCCGCCGGAAACGCGAGACGCCGTCCTCGCCGAGTTCGACACGCCCGAGAAGCGGGCCAAGATCCGCGCTTCGGTCGACCGGCGCTGGGCGATGCGGACCCAGGTCACGCAGGAGATGGCCGCGGTCGAGGATCGCAACATCCCAGGCCGCGACGGCCCCATTCCGGTGCGGATCTACCGACCGGTCGGCGCTGAAGGCCCGCTGCCGGTGCTGGTCTACTACCATGGCGGCGGTTTCGTCTTCGCCAGCGTCAAGGCGATCGACCGCGTCGTACGCCTGATCGCGAACGAGGCGAAGGTCATCGTGGTCTCGGTGGACTACCGGCTGGCCCCGGAGCATCCGTACCCGGCCGCGCACAACGACGCCGAGGACGCCTTCGGCTGGGCGGCCGCGAACGCCGCGTCCTTCGGCGGCGATCCGGTTCGGATGGCTGTCGGGGGCGACAGCGCGGGCGGCAACCTCGCCCTCTCGACCTCGTTGCGCGCGGCGAAGGGCGAGGGACCCAAGCCGCTCTATCAGCTGCTCTACTACCCGGCGGTCAGCCTGGGGCAGGACGAGGCGTCCTACGACCTGTTCGACGAGGGCTACAGCCTGGATCGCGGGTTCATGGAGGCAGTGACGCAGCTGACCTTCCCCAAGCCGGTCGATCGGGTCGCCAAGGATGCGGAGATCCTGTCCAACGCCTCGCTCGCCGGGATGCCGGCCACGATCGTGGTCACGGCCGGGTTCGATCCTCTGCGGGACCAGGGGCGTCGTCTGGCCCGCCGGCTCCAGGCCGACGGCGTCAGCGCCATCTACCTGAACTACGACTCCCTGACCCACAGCTTCCTGAACTGGTCGGGCGTGGTCGAGGAGGCCGAGACGGCGGCGCGCGAGACGGCGGCGGTGCTGGGGCGGGGACTCCGGAGCCGACCCGGCGAGCTGGCTCTGCGGCCCAGGCCGTAA
- a CDS encoding TetR/AcrR family transcriptional regulator: protein MAKSGTTRTGALSQRKAPVQARGRQSIDDLLSATQRVLVRDGPSALTTPAIAKEAGVSVGALYHFFPNKESLILALYETKLGEIRAIVETPIIATGDWRADIGGWLRAIKAKEAEIGYGLALNEAMDHFPSLEAVTRRHQSAQAAGIAQQFKALGSPWPDNALFDLALYAYFLNSAAWLYWAYAGEELPQAVDRLVATATALVAPAFEGGAPPTRKLAKPAG, encoded by the coding sequence TTGGCGAAGTCAGGCACGACGAGGACCGGGGCGCTGTCGCAGCGAAAGGCGCCGGTTCAGGCGCGCGGGCGGCAGAGCATCGACGATCTGCTCTCCGCGACGCAGCGCGTCCTCGTTCGCGACGGGCCGTCGGCCCTGACCACGCCGGCGATCGCCAAGGAGGCCGGGGTCTCGGTCGGAGCGCTGTACCACTTCTTTCCGAACAAGGAGTCCCTGATCCTGGCGCTCTACGAGACGAAGCTCGGTGAAATCCGGGCCATCGTGGAGACCCCCATCATCGCCACCGGCGACTGGCGCGCGGACATCGGCGGCTGGCTGCGAGCGATCAAGGCCAAGGAAGCCGAGATCGGCTACGGCCTGGCGCTGAACGAGGCGATGGACCACTTCCCCAGCCTGGAGGCGGTCACCCGACGCCACCAGTCGGCGCAAGCCGCCGGGATCGCCCAGCAGTTCAAGGCGCTCGGCTCGCCCTGGCCCGACAACGCGCTGTTCGACCTGGCGCTGTACGCCTACTTCCTGAACTCCGCCGCCTGGCTCTACTGGGCCTACGCCGGCGAAGAGCTTCCCCAGGCGGTCGACCGCCTGGTCGCGACCGCAACCGCCCTGGTCGCCCCGGCCTTCGAAGGCGGCGCGCCGCCGACCCGCAAGCTGGCGAAACCAGCCGGCTGA
- a CDS encoding Fic/DOC family protein codes for MSVTQRSEEPFPEGRLSRSHYLATHRHLFQDVYVWAGKVRTVRTGKEGNWFCYPENILGELDRVFRWLKDYHYLRALTPEEFAAGGAYFLSELNAIHAFREGNGRTQNAFFALLAAQAGHPIDFDKLDPEAFLEAMVHSFTSDNRLLEAQILDLIT; via the coding sequence GTGTCCGTCACTCAGCGCTCGGAAGAGCCTTTTCCCGAGGGCCGGCTGAGTAGGAGCCACTACCTCGCGACCCACCGCCATCTCTTCCAGGACGTCTATGTCTGGGCTGGCAAGGTGCGGACGGTGCGCACCGGTAAGGAAGGCAACTGGTTCTGCTATCCCGAGAACATTCTCGGCGAGCTCGACCGGGTCTTTCGCTGGCTGAAGGACTACCACTACTTGCGCGCGCTTACGCCGGAGGAGTTCGCGGCAGGGGGCGCGTACTTTCTGTCCGAACTGAACGCCATCCACGCTTTTCGCGAAGGCAATGGCCGCACCCAGAACGCCTTCTTCGCACTGCTCGCCGCCCAAGCCGGGCACCCTATCGACTTCGACAAGCTGGACCCCGAAGCCTTCCTGGAGGCGATGGTTCACAGTTTCACAAGCGACAACCGCCTGCTCGAAGCGCAAATCCTTGACCTGATCACGTAG
- a CDS encoding ImmA/IrrE family metallo-endopeptidase, protein MNGSVRNARLNGAAEAHRIHRMMESRERLEATDGQVDVFGILAELEILVVFKPLDGLLGAFLKQEAPGVIISTKRPYSVQRFTGAHELGHAVLNHDPSLDSPGVLRRAAIGYLPAGRGNFRAHLQEIEADAFAGELLAPRWLLIYHAKRQGWQASQLSDPDVAYQMALRCGCSYEATLRSLARNSLISDVQVDAALETKPKALKARLRGDAEWINPWSDVWRLTDRDQGHRVPAAGGDLLRVGLLQKSAAGYRWTASEVDPGLLLLTEDVRITTATVGAPSEKLWYYRAGCEGLAVASYAERRSWETAAVAAARFEVNIRPVEKGLSRANRARLAAA, encoded by the coding sequence ATGAACGGCAGCGTCCGCAATGCCCGACTCAATGGTGCCGCTGAGGCCCACCGCATCCACAGGATGATGGAGTCACGCGAGCGGCTGGAGGCGACGGACGGCCAAGTCGACGTCTTCGGCATCCTTGCCGAACTTGAGATTCTCGTCGTATTCAAGCCTTTGGACGGTCTCCTGGGGGCTTTCCTCAAGCAAGAGGCGCCAGGCGTCATCATCAGCACCAAGCGACCGTATTCCGTGCAACGGTTCACCGGGGCGCATGAGCTCGGTCACGCGGTTCTTAATCATGACCCTAGCCTTGACAGCCCAGGCGTGTTGCGGCGCGCCGCCATCGGGTATCTCCCGGCAGGCCGTGGAAATTTTCGCGCGCACCTACAGGAAATCGAAGCTGACGCCTTCGCCGGAGAGCTCCTCGCGCCGCGCTGGCTCCTGATCTACCACGCCAAGCGGCAGGGCTGGCAGGCAAGCCAGCTGTCGGACCCGGATGTCGCCTACCAAATGGCCCTTCGGTGCGGGTGCAGCTACGAGGCGACGCTTCGCAGCCTCGCCCGCAACTCTCTCATTAGTGACGTGCAGGTCGATGCAGCACTGGAGACAAAGCCAAAGGCGCTCAAGGCTCGGCTTCGCGGCGATGCGGAGTGGATCAATCCCTGGTCTGACGTATGGCGGCTCACGGACCGCGACCAAGGTCATCGGGTGCCTGCCGCCGGTGGTGACCTGCTCCGCGTCGGGCTCTTGCAGAAGTCGGCGGCGGGCTACCGCTGGACGGCCAGCGAGGTGGATCCAGGGCTGCTGCTTCTGACGGAGGACGTCCGCATCACCACGGCGACCGTGGGCGCTCCCTCGGAGAAGCTTTGGTACTACCGGGCAGGCTGCGAGGGGCTCGCCGTCGCGTCCTACGCGGAGCGCCGGTCGTGGGAGACGGCAGCGGTGGCGGCCGCTAGGTTTGAAGTGAACATCAGGCCGGTCGAGAAGGGCTTGTCTCGCGCCAATCGTGCACGGCTGGCGGCGGCGTAG
- a CDS encoding FMN-binding negative transcriptional regulator codes for MAGGTFDNWTEADAIDLVREYPMAWLVSGGEAFAATPLPLLPDLDGDGRLVGLTGHMARANPHVARLRERPRAYVLFQGSHGYISPSWFRDRSRAPTWNYAILKIEADIVFDPAGVDEALQRLVETMEKDRPRPWSADEMGPRYERLRRGVVAFQARIVSLAGRFKLGQDEPDEVYEDIMAEVGGSDLGGWMSRLGRL; via the coding sequence ATGGCCGGCGGGACCTTCGACAACTGGACCGAGGCGGACGCGATCGACCTCGTCCGGGAATACCCGATGGCCTGGCTGGTCTCCGGCGGCGAGGCGTTCGCCGCCACCCCGCTGCCGCTGCTTCCGGACCTTGACGGCGACGGTCGGCTCGTCGGGTTGACCGGGCATATGGCGCGGGCCAATCCCCATGTGGCGCGGCTGCGCGAGCGGCCACGGGCGTACGTCCTTTTCCAGGGCTCGCATGGCTACATCTCGCCGTCTTGGTTCCGGGATCGCAGCCGCGCGCCGACCTGGAACTATGCGATTCTGAAGATCGAGGCCGACATCGTCTTTGATCCGGCGGGCGTTGATGAGGCTCTGCAGCGGCTTGTCGAGACCATGGAGAAGGACCGCCCGCGGCCCTGGTCGGCGGACGAGATGGGGCCACGCTATGAACGTCTGCGCCGCGGCGTCGTCGCCTTTCAGGCGCGCATCGTATCGCTGGCTGGACGCTTCAAGCTCGGGCAGGACGAGCCCGACGAGGTGTACGAGGACATCATGGCCGAGGTGGGCGGCTCCGACCTGGGCGGATGGATGAGCCGGCTCGGGCGGCTCTAG